The Punica granatum isolate Tunisia-2019 chromosome 4, ASM765513v2, whole genome shotgun sequence sequence aagaaaaagagccCTCGCAAGGTAGGTGACTTGTACCAAAGCATGCAATGTTATTTAATTGAGGAAAAGAGCAACTGAGATATATATGTTGGACAATGTTAGTCTAAGAAGATAGGTTGATATCATTTCTGTTACGAACACTTGATCGGTTTCGTaacctctcttttcttttcattcacAAGCAGTTTATTCTTTTTGAACTTACGAATCCATTACTAGCCTATGGATTATAGAAAGTTTGTGTTCAGAATACTCTTATGACTGACTTTAGGCTTTACAAATTCTAATAAGAATTCAACACATGACTTTGTTGGTATCCGAGAGACACGGACATCCTAACCACTTGCACTATGATTACCGTTAAGAACATAGTTTTTTGTGGGTGAAATAAGAACAGAGTTTTTTATTTAGATAATATTGctcaaatcaaataaaaattgcataattaataattgtcaAGCACATGATTATTCTTCGGAGTATATTTACAGGTTACAACAAACTAGCTAGGCAACTCGGGAAGGAAAAGATCTATCCGATTTCAGTGGGTGCATTCTGTGGGAAGACCCCTGGGAAAACGCTTCCGATCAGTGCAGTAGTTGTAGATCATGAAGTTCCTCTGGACCCACCGGAGCTTCTCCCGCCCATTGGCATCGAGCGCTTGCGTCTTCCATGCGTTCCCTCCTCTCGCAGATGACCGGCCAGGACAGGATGATCTCCCGCCAGAATAAACGCAGGCATTGGCATTGAAGCTCCGGAAGGAGGCTATGAAGGGGGCCTTCGACCAATCGGTTTTTACAAGCCCGCCCATGGTAGCCCAGTCATCGGCATTCCAAAGGCTAGAGTAGACTCTCATTGGCTGCTTGGTGGGGAAGGGGACCCCAATTGACTCCCCGTTCTTGAATTCCCTAATTGGGATGTTGTCCACCAAGAATCTGAATAATCAAATCGTGACGAACCATATGTGTTAGAGATGCCAATTTTGGCTATAGCTGGCTAAGACATAGTGTCGGGTCAGGAGCTGCTTACATGATTCGCCGGGGGTTCCAGACGATTGAGTAGGTGTGGAAGGCCTTGGTGGGGTCGAACCAGAGATGGAACTGCTGCTCCCGGTTCCCTTTCCCCTGGGTGAACACGTTGGTGTGGAGTGTGTATGGGTTTCCGGAAAGGTTCCCCAAGAACTCATAGTCGATCTCATCATGAGTCGGTCCTTGAGAAGATAACTTGCACATGATTCGAAACAGAAATTAATTACTATATATTGGTCTTGCACAACAACAATATGTTAAGAGTTTTGGTAATGTTCAACTGTGATCAATACTAACATAATATGTGGTAACAGTGCCAGCTGAATTGCCGGGCACGAGCTTGAGCTGCATGTCAATCCTGCCAAAGAGGTACTCTTTCTTAGTCCGGAAGCCAGAGCCCGAAGCCTGGTCGAGGGAGAGGGTCAGCATCTGGCCTCCCTGCAGGAACCTGGTGCGCTGACCGCCCCAGGTGACATCGCAGTCTCGGTAGAAGTTACCAGCATGTGCTTCCATTATTAGGGAACTCGTGAGCACACAAAGCACAACAAGGATCATTGCTGAATATCCAGAGAAAAGCATCACTTCTGAATTTGGGTTAGGATatgagagaggagaggaaagtGGGAGAATTGGATATGAGCAATGGAGggtgcacacatatatatagatacaacATTGCATGCTGCATGCATGAGAGTAGCAAAATATGAGTGGCTTTCTAGAGTGAAAATTGACCCAAAGGAAGCATCGTAGACGAAGGATATAGATATAGAGCTGGAGACAGAGAAGGAGGGGGtggcaattaattaattataagattAGATAAGATGGAGATGacgtttattttttattttttatttttttgttacagaTGAGCCAtatgaatttaatataaaaaaaataaaaagaaaaattagataaataaatacatgtaGTCACACGACAAGAAATAAATTcgtaatattttaattattagacGAGAACGTTTCCCATTATAACACACTTATTTTCCCAGGATTTATCCTTAGACCTTTTGAAGTTGTCCCTCTCAGGCACCGTGACGGGTTATTTTCTACACCGGTTGGCGGCTATATGAACTTTTAATGAAGTGGGCTGGAGCACTTCTTTGCTTATctatgcatatatttatatatccataaaatatatatttatatatctataaaatatatatttatatatctaaatgaAAACGGAGCTAAGAACGAGCATCGTGTAGTAACTAGTAACCCAGGGCTTAgcctatatgtatatatctgtATTTCCCCGTTTCCTATTCCATGAGTATTTGTTGTGACCAAAACGGAACCATAGCTAAGAAGGGCCAATCCTATTATACATGTTTATGAATGTTCAGATTGCAGACTAAAATTTTattgtaactttttttttttttttggtgtgaacTATGGTATTCGAAAGCTCAATgggccccgactaatccaatcgagtCGGGTCGGCTCATTAATGGATAAAACTCTCTTAATCATAGACTTTTTCCATTTACAAGACtccaaaatttgaaataatatcatgtaataaatttgaaatattttgaatcATGGTGAAGCCGCTATATTTTCTTCTATCATTGTAATCTTTCTCTCGATCATTTTACTTTGTACCTGTTTTTTTATCAATGGATATTCATAGATTgtcaagcaaaaaaaatctaaatgaTTTATCCCAACTAATTTCTTAAgatacatataatttatttgaaaagacatataatttacataaaattaagttaGTCTACTACAActttaaataatttacttcTATGCATTGTACATAAAATC is a genomic window containing:
- the LOC116202871 gene encoding xyloglucan endotransglucosylase/hydrolase 2-like translates to MQCCIYIYVCTLHCSYPILPLSSPLSYPNPNSEVMLFSGYSAMILVVLCVLTSSLIMEAHAGNFYRDCDVTWGGQRTRFLQGGQMLTLSLDQASGSGFRTKKEYLFGRIDMQLKLVPGNSAGTVTTYYLSSQGPTHDEIDYEFLGNLSGNPYTLHTNVFTQGKGNREQQFHLWFDPTKAFHTYSIVWNPRRIIFLVDNIPIREFKNGESIGVPFPTKQPMRVYSSLWNADDWATMGGLVKTDWSKAPFIASFRSFNANACVYSGGRSSCPGRSSARGGNAWKTQALDANGREKLRWVQRNFMIYNYCTDRKRFPRGLPTECTH